From the genome of Bombus vancouverensis nearcticus chromosome 4, iyBomVanc1_principal, whole genome shotgun sequence:
atatttcaatgttcAATACATATTCTACTGTTACATATTGTTTCCAGTCCAATCACATATGCATGGCACGGTGGTAAAACACTTTCAAAAGATCCAATATTTTCAAGTCTTTTGGTAACTAGAGAGGATTACGAGGAAGAGGGCCAAAATCTTTGTTTCGAACGTTTTGATGTCTAACTTTAATAAATTTGTTGTATTGAATAACCCGTACATATGTGTacaatattgtatattgtatataatatcgCGACATATATTAATCTCTTTTTTTTACGTGTGATACGaatagtataaaaaatataagtggaatgtataaataatattactattcgtatGAAATATTATTACTATTCTTGGAAACTCTTTGAATAAAACTCAAATGGATTTCATTTGTGCCATCAGTTCCTCTAAACTAGCATCAGATTCAGATGGAATTTGATTAATTTGAGATTTTTCATCCATTTGTTGATCTTGTTCGTCAAGAAGAGAAATTCCTGCAATGAAGCAATAGATCAATTTGTTAATCATGTACTAATATTTTATCTTTCCATATGTTACTTACCCCATTCATTATCTTCATGAAGAGGCTTATCTTCGACTGTTTTCTCTATCTTTTGTTCTGGTTTTGGTTTCAACGCATATTCTAGTTGATGTTTTCTACAATACCTATCTTCACAGTTTGGATTTGGTTTCAATATCATTTTAGGAAAAAAATCTTGCATAGCATTATAACCCAAATAATAGGTAACATCGCCAAAGTTTAAAAGATACTTCAATGCATTTTGAACTAAAAAGCCTGCAACAATTCCCATAGTTGTTGGCAAAGATGCTGCGCAAACCCCATCTCGTTTCAGAGTTTTTTCATCAATGTTTTCTGCTACTACTAATGGAGGAGCACACtagaaataaaatgatatttttcacAAATTAAGTTTAAGCTTTAATGCTTTGCCTatactttaatttttatttttattcaccGCAAAACAAGCTGTTTCTCCAGGAATAATAAATTGAATATGACCTGAAACTGCATTTTCAGATACCCCACTTTCAAACCACTTCTGATTAAGTTCGTTACATGCGGTATTAATCGCCATTCGTGCTTCAAAATTGTCTACACAGCTCAAAACTAAATCTACTGGACCCTCATTTAAACTTGCTGtgctaaaaataaaatttaatgttaCTTAGATATTGTTAATTacaattattcaaaaattaggTTTATGTACCTTATGATATTTGTAAAATCTTCAAAATGATCCATTGTAGTAATGTTGTAATTGTAAGTTTCAATCTCTACATCTGGATTAATATATTGCaatgttgttgctgctgcttcTACTTTATTTTGGCCAGCTTGGTAAGGTTGGAAGAAAAGTCTATTCATATTAGCCATTTCTACTTTGTCATAGTCAAAAAGAATCAACTGAAATTTACTTGTTTGTTACTTAGAAAACAGataaattcttcatttatgACTTTATATAAGACTGTTACCTTGCCAATTCCACATCTTGTTAGCATTTCTGCAGTCACACTACCAACTCCGCCTATTCCAACTATAGCAATTGttaattcttttattctttcatAATTATTTACTATACCCATACGTTTTAATGCCATCAAACGACTAAACAAAGGACAAAGAAACATtaagatatttttctttcaattttgtaTCAAAGAGTATATAATTGAAGTATTTATAATTCAAACTATTTAATATAATGGAAAAGTTTTATATAAGCAAAAATTACCTGTAAGGATTTGCATCAGTCACTTCACTTGACATATGTTCTATTTTTGCTCTTGTAGTAAACGTATTTTTATGTTGTTTTTGAAGTAGTTTGTCTTCAAGTTCTTTGATTTTTTGCCTCAATTCATCAATTTCATCCATTATggatattataagtaattttcAAAGATATGTAACCAGCTGTACTTACTTTAAACTGCAACTGCTGTTATGGCACGCTATTCTATTGCAGGTGCAAAGCAACGTATTTACACATGCATGTATACTTATACGATACGCGCTGCAAAATATAAATCTTTATACACATAACACACTGATAAAGAGAATAATccaattttgaataaaaattatttacttggTAATTAATCTCATATACGATATGTTCGAATTTTATAATAACTTTTACtgaattttataatgatttctTAATTAGAAACATAACCTGTTCTACTTGATTTATCCAAGCAGAGTACGTACTTACGTATGCTACAAAATTAAAGGATATTTCGTATAGTTACTTATAAATTCCTACCACTTTTTTCctacattaaaataataaaaatgttaattttttcgaaaatCAATTATACAGATTTAAAATGAGATGTATGAAGATACGACTATGTGTAGAATTGTAATTATATGATAATGATGAAAAGTGAGAAATCAGTATGAGATATTGTTTAATTTCAgtaaaaaaattcaataattataagatttattatttctttttaatacaaACAAAATTGTATCTGcttcttttttcaattaattctatACAGCATTGTTTAGTATTACAGCGTTTCGTATCGTAAATTATACATATTGTTGTTACACTGCATATATGCACAAATGTTTTGTACCTGCATAAAGGAAAATTTTGAAACTTttcgttattatttatttagcCACTGTATCACTAATTTTAAGAGTAAATATTAGAAAAACATTAGAAACATGTGATCACGTAATACAGGAtggataattttttattttcatgctTTTATGATCGATGACAAGTTTAAATCAAAGTAGATCCGTGCATTTTGGCTAATTTTATTGTCATACCTCAACCGCATTAGAATAATTCATTTTCCAATAGCCCGcgttagaaaaaaaatttagAACCGAAGAGAGAAACAGAAAACGAAGAAGTATGTAAACAATTTCACTTTATCGCTTTGGCATTATTATGAATGAATATAAAATTCGAATGTACATTTagtatatattgaaatattaggtGCACTTTCTTCTACCAGGATATAGCCGTTCTTAGacaaaataggaaaaagaaatttttaaactgGCCTATAATATATGATAATGATAGAACGGCTTTCCTAGtgatatttgtttaataatacattCTGTCCTCAAAATAGTGTTAAATTATGATGTTACAAGATAAAATATCAACGTTAAAATTTagcataatatattaattacattagTGACAAttcgttattttaattttttttttgtctaaGTTAATTTGCAGATTTAAATAGTAGTTATTCAATAGTTTTTTCCTATAAAACTAAACTAGATTATCGTAAACTTAACGTATGAACAGGGAAGAATTATCAAATTTGGACAAACAATTATATTTGCGCCGTTCTTGCCATGTGAAAGTGACTTGAAATTAGATATTTGTCGCATTCGAGCAATACGACAGTTATAAgcagaataaataaaatgtatttatacTTGTACATAAAGTATTTCCTTTTTACATCTTTAACATTTATAGCGCAGTATGCATCTCATACGTCTACTCTTTCCACTTATTTTCACTTATCTGCgttacgtatatatgtatatatattttttatgcattattgaaaaataaaatatacatatatatatatacatataaaatcttTAAATACATGATAATAAGGCAAAAACGGCGCAATGATCAGAATAAGAAGCGAACATTACTCTTTAACCGATAATATTCGAGAGCATACCTCGCTCTTCGAATTCAAATCCACACTCCGCTTGATAGGGTACGCATTTATAATATGCTACgtgtttgtatatatatatatacatatacacacatatacacacacttgtatatatatttatatgtgtgtgcatgtattatatatatatatgcatatgtaaaattattttgtatatatatatatgtgtatatatatatatatattgaattgACCGTACTTTATGCATAATTTATACGTATAGGAACTGACGAATTCTTTCGAAATAATACGAAAGGACATGGTTTACAAGTGGAGTGTGCTCTATTCCTATACATTCTTTAAAAGTACGTcactcttcttctctttctccttttcttcctctCAAAGAAAATTTTTGAAATGTACACAATAAACTGACTTACGGTcgtatataaataattacatgTTCAATTTATAAACATATTGAATAAGAAACACATTGGTAATGCTGTATTCGAAATAATTCGATCGATTTAGTGGGTGTTATTGACATTAAGTTTTTGACCAGCGCGTTAAGCTCACAATGTACAGCAATacaaatgtttctttttttcatttatcgaCGTGTGTCTTGTTCATGTACGTAGGCTTTTATTGGCGCCAAGTGTTTTAAGGTGCCTGTGAATTCTCGTTTTGATCAatgtatgaaaattaaattgaaaatcttaacagttctcttttcctctctctctctctctttctctcttactTTTTCTAAATACAAACGGCGAAATGGTCATAGAAATGTGGATATTATGTTCTCAAAATTTGATCAATTAAGTCTTTACCAGTACTTTGGTAACATCTATTACTGGATATACAGGTATTCACAGAGCACAAAGAGTACTTGGCTATAACAAACATTTTATTCAACTATCATTGTATCAGATATAAACGAACATTTTTATCATCGTTAAAAGTACTAAATCGAGCGGCCTAAGGTACATGTTAAGTGTAAGCACATATGTGCTATGTGTATGTGTGTCGTACGCGCTTGTGTGGATGCAAATACATATAGTTTTTGTTTTGCATCATTTTTGTTATAATGTCTTATGACGGACGATCTTCGAAGTGACATAACATGATCTAATCGCATCTTTATGCATTTACAAATTTCCCGTGATCGTGACATTAGCAGCAGCGTTAAAGGAAAACAACAGAAATGACAGattaaaaaaatagagaaaagcaACATACAATTACTAATGGCACATGCATACCGGCCAATATGGACAGAGCACATACTTTGAtagatttcattttaatattctatACTTTCTTCCGTTCctaaattatttgcaatataGTAGAATCGATAGTAGTTTTGAAACGTATCATTTGCTCCTCATTTGTGCCATTTAAGGTCTCGGTCGCACATAATGGATTGCTTCTGACATAACAAACGTAAATTCTTTTAAGTAATACCCAGGATAAAAAACAAGGAATGTCTAAAATGTAGAACTTTATACACCACGTCAACATATAATTGCCATTTACATAAAGAGTGGTCCGCCATCATACAAaatacttttcttcttcttaattTTGCAAGTTTGGGTGGAATGAAAGGTTTTAGTTTGTAACTAACCAAAAGTCGTAAACCGTGTGTTATGGATGAAACGGATGTGATGAATACTTCATCGTTTTCTGAGTCCCATTTCCAACTTGTCCTGCCACATTTTTCAGTCGGTTTATTCCACGAACCGGTACGCTGCTCACAGTCACGCTTAGGGATGGGATTAAGCCCCTCGCGCGAAGTATCGATACCTAAATGAAAATGTTTGATTCTTCGCACGCTCCTTATAAATACGCATACTGACTAAAAAGATGCCTGTTTTGAAATGACTGAGCAATTCAAGTCCAGTTGTCGTTTAATACGGATCGACTTATTTATAGAAAACACACTACATACGTATCTGTTATTAGTTACTAATCATCGAAAGATTTTGAAAATAGTGTATATCTGACACACTCTTTCTCGAAACTATCATTACGATTGCACATTTCATTTGTTATTTGCTGAACGTTCTATGTATCGATTATTCTGTTCCAATCTATTTACGGTTTTGGAGACTATTATATAAAGCTAGTCAGATCCgaatctaaataaataaatttctataatatttattgtttgtCAAGGAGGAATCAAACATTTTCTTCCAGGTATTATTTCTAGTGCGTGCGACTTTTTCCCATCATTAATGTTGAGGGAAAAATGCATTCATCGCATAATCGGCGAGGTATCACTATAACCGATCTTCTGATGCGACAATATA
Proteins encoded in this window:
- the Uba5 gene encoding ubiquitin-like activating enzyme 5 isoform X1 is translated as MDEIDELRQKIKELEDKLLQKQHKNTFTTRAKIEHMSSEVTDANPYSRLMALKRMGIVNNYERIKELTIAIVGIGGVGSVTAEMLTRCGIGKLILFDYDKVEMANMNRLFFQPYQAGQNKVEAAATTLQYINPDVEIETYNYNITTMDHFEDFTNIISTASLNEGPVDLVLSCVDNFEARMAINTACNELNQKWFESGVSENAVSGHIQFIIPGETACFACAPPLVVAENIDEKTLKRDGVCAASLPTTMGIVAGFLVQNALKYLLNFGDVTYYLGYNAMQDFFPKMILKPNPNCEDRYCRKHQLEYALKPKPEQKIEKTVEDKPLHEDNEWGISLLDEQDQQMDEKSQINQIPSESDASLEELMAQMKSI
- the Uba5 gene encoding ubiquitin-like activating enzyme 5 isoform X2, coding for MSSEVTDANPYSRLMALKRMGIVNNYERIKELTIAIVGIGGVGSVTAEMLTRCGIGKLILFDYDKVEMANMNRLFFQPYQAGQNKVEAAATTLQYINPDVEIETYNYNITTMDHFEDFTNIISTASLNEGPVDLVLSCVDNFEARMAINTACNELNQKWFESGVSENAVSGHIQFIIPGETACFACAPPLVVAENIDEKTLKRDGVCAASLPTTMGIVAGFLVQNALKYLLNFGDVTYYLGYNAMQDFFPKMILKPNPNCEDRYCRKHQLEYALKPKPEQKIEKTVEDKPLHEDNEWGISLLDEQDQQMDEKSQINQIPSESDASLEELMAQMKSI